A window from Longimicrobiaceae bacterium encodes these proteins:
- a CDS encoding 3-oxoacyl-[acyl-carrier-protein] synthase III C-terminal domain-containing protein: MKACIATTATVKPEYFYTQESLAALLRKYCLAMGYEFDLEVIDSLFENAMIQGRHFALPLDNFYDPPTRGELGRAGIEVALGLCEQAVRTVLDRAGLGAEQVSMMTSMMTTVFSVPTIDARLMNRLPFPRSLKRIPLSGLGCMSGAAGVSRVADYLDGHPDQAAILLSCELGGSAFWQGGLQGYMKDTMDRLAEDPTAYRDLISQLVAAALFGDGVAAVLMVGRDHPLAGDTFPRVADTRSITVADSEHVMGVDVLDSGFMNVLSPDVPEYARGALRDLTSELLGEHGLEVSDVKHWIVHPGGPKVLDAVEEGLGLDAESLRLSRDVLWRIGNVSAPTVLYMLEESLNGHRPAAGSTGLLLAMGPGFSEEAVLLQW, from the coding sequence ATGAAGGCCTGCATCGCCACGACCGCCACCGTCAAGCCCGAGTACTTCTACACCCAGGAGTCGCTGGCCGCGCTGCTGCGCAAGTACTGCCTGGCCATGGGCTACGAGTTCGACCTGGAGGTGATCGACAGCCTGTTCGAGAACGCCATGATCCAGGGGCGCCACTTCGCCCTCCCGCTGGACAACTTCTACGACCCGCCCACCCGGGGCGAGCTGGGGCGCGCCGGGATCGAGGTGGCGCTGGGGCTGTGCGAGCAGGCCGTCCGCACCGTGCTCGACCGCGCAGGGCTGGGCGCCGAGCAGGTGTCGATGATGACCTCCATGATGACCACCGTGTTCTCGGTCCCCACCATCGACGCACGGCTGATGAACCGCCTCCCCTTCCCGCGCAGCCTCAAGCGCATCCCCCTCTCGGGGCTGGGGTGCATGAGCGGCGCCGCGGGCGTGTCGCGCGTGGCCGACTACCTGGACGGCCACCCGGACCAGGCCGCCATCCTCCTGTCGTGCGAGCTGGGCGGCTCCGCCTTCTGGCAGGGCGGCCTGCAGGGGTACATGAAGGACACCATGGACCGCCTGGCGGAGGACCCCACCGCGTACCGCGACCTGATCTCGCAGCTGGTGGCCGCCGCGCTCTTCGGCGACGGGGTCGCCGCCGTGCTGATGGTGGGGCGCGACCACCCGCTGGCGGGCGACACCTTCCCCCGCGTGGCCGACACCCGCTCCATCACCGTGGCCGACAGCGAGCACGTGATGGGGGTGGACGTGCTGGACAGCGGCTTCATGAACGTGCTGAGCCCGGACGTCCCGGAGTACGCCAGGGGCGCGCTGCGCGACCTCACCTCCGAGCTGCTGGGCGAGCACGGGCTGGAGGTGTCCGACGTGAAGCACTGGATCGTGCACCCGGGCGGGCCCAAGGTGCTGGACGCGGTGGAAGAGGGGCTGGGGCTGGACGCCGAGTCGCTGCGCCTGAGCCGCGACGTGCTCTGGCGGATCGGGAACGTCTCCGCGCCCACCGTGCTGTACATGCTGGAGGAGAGTCTGAACGGCCACCGCCCCGCCGCGGGCTCCACCGGACTCCTCCTGGCCATGGGCCCCGGCTTCTCGGAGGAGGCCGTCCTCCTCCAGTGGTGA